Proteins encoded together in one Salvelinus fontinalis isolate EN_2023a chromosome 6, ASM2944872v1, whole genome shotgun sequence window:
- the LOC129857806 gene encoding prolactin regulatory element-binding protein-like isoform X1, whose amino-acid sequence MGKRRMPDLYRAPFPLYTIKVDPKTGWVITAGGGGGSKTGIKNAVHFLDLELVGDQHCATLVHAHDTDTRATMNLAIGGDVIAAGQDGRCSLMRFRQRQPRGKAAAKDAGGGSEQGAARRRAGKGGKGSEGDAARGNVSEMNDNTTQISVDTFGEVQSDLNPQDPLQKCVRFSPDLRLLLTGGTDGHIRVWEYPSLKEKLDFKAHEGEIEDLDISPNNKHLVTVGRDFACSIWSGNQLAMSLCWHEKMPQIAAKSYRYMSCRFGKVEDQKDTLRLYTVQIPHKRDRKPPQCYLSKWDGQNFLPMLTNPCGTEVISTLAVSDSGTFLGLGTVTGSVAIYAAFSLQKLYYVQESHGIVVTDLAFLPDTPKGQSLKGNNEAAMLSVAVDSRCQMHTVRNRRSFPIWLVLFFCGLMVVGAVLLLQHLFPGFI is encoded by the exons ATGGGCAAACGGAGGATGCCAGACCTGTATAGGGCCCCCTTCCCCCTCTACACAATCAAAGTGGACCCCAAAACAGGATGGGTGATCACTGCAGGAGGGGGAGGCGGTTCCAAGACAGGCATAAAGAATGCAGTG CACTTCCTGGATTTGGAGTTGGTAGGAGACCAGCATTGTGCCACCCTGGTGCACGCTCATGACACAGACACGCGTGCCACCATGAATCTGGCAATAGGCGGGGATGTGATCGCCGCAGGGCAGGATGGCAGATGCAGCCTCATGCGCTTCAGACAACGCCAGCCCAGGGGCAAGGCTGCAGCCAAAGACG CAGGGGGCGGCAGTGAGCAGGGCGCAGCTAGGAGACGAGCTGGGAAAGGGGGTAAGGGTAGTGAGGGAGATGCTGCTAGGGGCAATGTGTCTGAGATGAATGATAACACCACCCAGATCTCTGTTGACACGTTTGGGGAGGTGCAGTCGGACCTCAACCCCCAGGACCCCCTCCAGAAGTGTGTGAGGTTCAGTCCCGATCTCCGCCTCCTACTGACTGGCGGGACAGACGGACACATCAGAGTGTGGGAG TACCCCTCCTTAAAAGAGAAGTTGGACTTCAAAGCTCATGAGGGGGAAATTGAAGACTTGGACATCAGTCCGAATAACAAG CACCTTGTGACGGTGGGCCGGGACTTTGCCTGCAGTATATGGAGTGGCAACCAGCTGGCCATGAGCCTCTGTTGGCATGAGAAGATGCCTCAGATAGCAGCGAAGTCATACCGCTATATGTCTTGCAG GTTTGGAAAAGTCGAGGACCAGAAAGACACCCTGAGGCTCTACACCGTCCAGATCCCCCACAAACGAGACAGAAAACCTCCACAATGCTACCTCTCTAAATGGGATGGCCAGAATTTCCTACCCATGCTGACGAACCCCTGCGGCACTGAGGTCATCTCCACCCTGGCTGTCAG TGACTCTGGAACCTTTCTCGGCCTTGGGACAGTGACGGGATCAGTAGCAATCTATGCCGCCTTTTCACTACAG AAGTTGTACTATGTGCAGGAGTCCCACGGCATTGTGGTGACCGATCTGGCTTTCCTGCCTGACACTCCCAAAGGCCAGAGCCTCAAAGGGAACAACGAGGCAGCCATGTTGAGTGTGGCTGTGGACAGCCGCTGTCAGATGCACACTGTACGAAACCGAA GATCCTTCCCTATCTGGTTGGTGCTGTTCTTCTGTGGCCTCATGGTGGTGGGAGCCGTCCTGCTCCTGCAGCACCTCTTCCCAGGATTCATTTAG
- the LOC129857806 gene encoding prolactin regulatory element-binding protein-like isoform X2 gives MGKRRMPDLYRAPFPLYTIKVDPKTGWVITAGGGGGSKTGIKNAVHFLDLELVGDQHCATLVHAHDTDTRATMNLAIGGDVIAAGQDGRCSLMRFRQRQPRGKAAAKDGGGSEQGAARRRAGKGGKGSEGDAARGNVSEMNDNTTQISVDTFGEVQSDLNPQDPLQKCVRFSPDLRLLLTGGTDGHIRVWEYPSLKEKLDFKAHEGEIEDLDISPNNKHLVTVGRDFACSIWSGNQLAMSLCWHEKMPQIAAKSYRYMSCRFGKVEDQKDTLRLYTVQIPHKRDRKPPQCYLSKWDGQNFLPMLTNPCGTEVISTLAVSDSGTFLGLGTVTGSVAIYAAFSLQKLYYVQESHGIVVTDLAFLPDTPKGQSLKGNNEAAMLSVAVDSRCQMHTVRNRRSFPIWLVLFFCGLMVVGAVLLLQHLFPGFI, from the exons ATGGGCAAACGGAGGATGCCAGACCTGTATAGGGCCCCCTTCCCCCTCTACACAATCAAAGTGGACCCCAAAACAGGATGGGTGATCACTGCAGGAGGGGGAGGCGGTTCCAAGACAGGCATAAAGAATGCAGTG CACTTCCTGGATTTGGAGTTGGTAGGAGACCAGCATTGTGCCACCCTGGTGCACGCTCATGACACAGACACGCGTGCCACCATGAATCTGGCAATAGGCGGGGATGTGATCGCCGCAGGGCAGGATGGCAGATGCAGCCTCATGCGCTTCAGACAACGCCAGCCCAGGGGCAAGGCTGCAGCCAAAGACG GGGGCGGCAGTGAGCAGGGCGCAGCTAGGAGACGAGCTGGGAAAGGGGGTAAGGGTAGTGAGGGAGATGCTGCTAGGGGCAATGTGTCTGAGATGAATGATAACACCACCCAGATCTCTGTTGACACGTTTGGGGAGGTGCAGTCGGACCTCAACCCCCAGGACCCCCTCCAGAAGTGTGTGAGGTTCAGTCCCGATCTCCGCCTCCTACTGACTGGCGGGACAGACGGACACATCAGAGTGTGGGAG TACCCCTCCTTAAAAGAGAAGTTGGACTTCAAAGCTCATGAGGGGGAAATTGAAGACTTGGACATCAGTCCGAATAACAAG CACCTTGTGACGGTGGGCCGGGACTTTGCCTGCAGTATATGGAGTGGCAACCAGCTGGCCATGAGCCTCTGTTGGCATGAGAAGATGCCTCAGATAGCAGCGAAGTCATACCGCTATATGTCTTGCAG GTTTGGAAAAGTCGAGGACCAGAAAGACACCCTGAGGCTCTACACCGTCCAGATCCCCCACAAACGAGACAGAAAACCTCCACAATGCTACCTCTCTAAATGGGATGGCCAGAATTTCCTACCCATGCTGACGAACCCCTGCGGCACTGAGGTCATCTCCACCCTGGCTGTCAG TGACTCTGGAACCTTTCTCGGCCTTGGGACAGTGACGGGATCAGTAGCAATCTATGCCGCCTTTTCACTACAG AAGTTGTACTATGTGCAGGAGTCCCACGGCATTGTGGTGACCGATCTGGCTTTCCTGCCTGACACTCCCAAAGGCCAGAGCCTCAAAGGGAACAACGAGGCAGCCATGTTGAGTGTGGCTGTGGACAGCCGCTGTCAGATGCACACTGTACGAAACCGAA GATCCTTCCCTATCTGGTTGGTGCTGTTCTTCTGTGGCCTCATGGTGGTGGGAGCCGTCCTGCTCCTGCAGCACCTCTTCCCAGGATTCATTTAG
- the LOC129857805 gene encoding adenylate cyclase type 3-like isoform X2 — MPRNRAFSEPEYSAEYSADCSVTLPSDPGHAVGRTHEVTVRSQGCCLCLPRFMRLTFAPESLENLYQTYFRRQRHETLLVLVVFAALFDSYIIVMCAVVYTGEKLASVVVASVGLASDILLYVLCRYGLLPDRISRRVVPYALWVLIATQIFCYLGLNYARFHQASDTVGWQAFFSFSFFLTLPLRLTPIVLITSVSCGVHTLVLGVTIAQQQQEDIQGAALGRQLLANIVIYVCAITVGVMSYYMADRKHRKAFLEARQSLEVKLNLEEQSQQQERLLLSILPKHIADEMLQDMKKKEASQTGQKEMQQFNTMYMYRHENVSILFADIVGFTQLSSSCSAHELVKLLNELFARFDKLAAKYHQLRIKILGDCYYCICGLPDYREDHAACSIMMGLAMVEAISYVREKTGTDVDMRVGVHTGTVLGGVLGQKRWQYDVWSTDVTVANKMEAGGIPGRVHISQATMECLHGEFDMEPGNGGDRCEYLKERGIDSYLVVVPKGPLGKNGINGVLSVMSSNGNSPLLINTTECNGSVHTACTTPDEPEELDTRVVNPSFPNPRRRLRLRDLAERVIDAQENEQELNKLLNEALLERETVQALKGKRTNRLSLRFVDPELETRYSVEKEKQSGAAFSCSCVVLLFTAAMEVLIDPRMIANYVTLAVGEVLLLVLTVCSLAAIFPRVFPKRLVSFSTWIDHTRWARNTWAMAAIFILTMADIVDMLSCPRPSGNATIAPPSSVVQSGAEGCLDNPKYYSYIAVLALMATTMLVQVSHMVKVTLMLLITIATGIVNIYSWRDIFDRYDMARFQDYRSYLVPSKYAMTVMIFIMMISFYYFSRHVEKLARTLFLWKIEVHEQKEKVYEMRRWNEALVTNMLPEHVARHFLGSKKRDEELYSQSYDEIGVMFASIPNFSDFYTEESINNGGIECLRFLNEIISDFDSLLDESQFRCITKIKTIGSTYMAASGVTPNVSNGYACLKKEELTDRERWQHLADLADFALAMKVTLMNINYQSFNNFMLRIGLNKGGVLAGVIGARKPHYDIWGNTVNVASRMESTGVMGNIQVVEDCYHILKEYGFRFVRRGPIFVKGKGELLTYFLKGREKQGSFINGSLVTLPHQVVDNS; from the exons ATGCCTCGCAACAGGGCCTTCTCTGAGCCGGAGTACTCAGCAGAGTATTCGGCGGACTGCTCTGTGACCCTACCATCGGACCCAGGCCATGCCGTGGGGCGCACGCACGAGGTAACGGTTCGCAGCCAAGGGTGCTGCCTCTGCCTCCCACGCTTCATGCGTCTCACCTTTGCACCCGAGTCTCTGGAGAACCTCTATCAGACCTATTTCCGGCGACAGCGACACGAGACCCTGCTGGTTTTGGTTGTGTTTGCTGCCCTGTTTGACAGCTACATCATTGTCATGTGCGCTGTGGTCTACACAGGCGAAAAGCTGGCCTCTGTGGTGGTGGCATCAGTGGGCCTGGCATCAGACATCCTACTCTATGTGTTGTGCCGCTACGGCCTGCTACCCGACCGCATCTCGCGACGTGTGGTGCCCTATGCCCTGTGGGTGCTCATAGCGACCCAGATCTTCTGCTACCTGGGCCTGAACTATGCCCGCTTCCACCAGGCCAGTGACACAGTGGGCTGGCAGGCATTCTTTAGCTTCTCCTTCTTCCTGACACTGCCCTTGCGGCTCACGCCCATTGTGCTGATCACATCCGTGTCGTGCGGGGTCCACACCCTAGTGCTGGGGGTCACCATTgctcagcagcagcaggaggataTCCAGGGGGCTGCCCTCGGGAGACAG CTGCTGGCCAACATAGTGATCTATGTGTGTGCCATCACTGTGGGGGTCATGTCCTATTACATGGCAGACCGGAAACACCGCAAGGCCTTCCTGGAAGCACGGCAGTCCCTGGAGGTCAAACTCAATCTGGAGGAACAGAGCCAGCAACAG GAGCGTCTCTTGCTGTCCATCCTGCCCAAGCATATAGCAGACGAGATGTTACAGGACATGAAGAAGAAAGAAGCCAGTCAGACTGGACAGAAGGAGATGCAGCAGTTCAACACCATGTACATGTATCGCCACGAAAATGTCAG TATTTTGTTTGCAGACATTGTGGGATTCACTCAGCTGTCATCATCATGCAGTGCCCATGAGCTGGTCAAGCTCCTCAATGAACTGTTTGCCCGCTTTGACAAGCTGGCTGCC AAATACCACCAGTTGAGAATAAAGATCCTGGGCGACTGTTACTACTGCATCTGTGGCCTGCCAGACTACAGAGAGGACCACGCTGCCTGCTCCATCATGATGGGCCTGGCCATGGTGGAGGCCATTTC gtatgTTCGTGAGAAGACCGGGACAGATGTGGACATGCGTGTGGGGGTACACACTGGCACTGTCCTGGGGGGCGTCCTGGGACAGAAGCGGTGGCAGTATGACGTCTGGTCCACTGACGTCACCGTGGCCAATAAGATGGAGGCGGGGGGAATACCGGG GCGTGTGCACATCTCCCAAGCCACCATGGAGTGTCTGCACGGGGAGTTTGATATGGAGCCGGGGAACGGGGGCGACCGCTGTGAGTACCTGAAGGAGAGGGGCATCGACTCCTACCTGGTGGTGGTGCCCAAGGGCCCCCTGGGAAAGAACGGCATCAACGGGGTG TTGTCTGTGATGTCATCCAATGGGAACTCTCCATTGTTGATCAACACCACTGAGTGTAATGGAAGTGTCCACACAGCCTGCACCACACCAGACGAGCCAGAGGAGCTGGACACACGG GTGGTGAACCCTTCGTTCCCCAACCCTCGCCGGAGGCTAAGACTGCGGGACCTGGCCGAGAGGGTGATTGATGCCCAAGAGAACGAACAGGAGCTCAACAAACTGCTCAATGAGGCACTTCTGGAGCGAGAGACCGTACAAGC TTTGAAGGGGAAACGCACCAACCGTCTGTCCCTGCGCTTTGTGGACCCTGAGCTGGAGACCCGCTACTCCGTAGAAAAGGAGAAGCAGAGCGGAGCTGCCTTCAGCTGCTCCTGTGTAGTGCTCCTGTTCACTGCAGCCATGGAAGTCCTCATAGACCCTCG GATGATAGCAAACTACGTGACCCTAGCTGTGGGCGAGGTCCTGCTGCTCGTCCTAACTGTCTGCTCTCTGGCGGCCATCTTCCCTCGA GTTTTCCCTAAGAGGCTGGTGTCTTTCTCCACATGGATCGACCACACCCGCTGGGCACGGAACACTTGGGCCATGGCAGCAATCTTCATCCTCACCATGGCCGACATTGTGGACATG TTGAGCTGTCCCCGTCCCTCGGGAAACGCCACAATTGCCCCTCCTTCCTCTGTTGTCCAATCCGGGGCAGAGGGCTGTCTGGACAACCCCAAGTACTACAGCTACATCGCTGTGCTGGCTCTCATGGCGACCACCATGCTGGTGCAGGTCAGCCACATGGTCAAGGTCACACTCATGCTCCTCATCACCATAGCGACGGGCATCGTCAACATCTACAGCTGGAGGGACATATTTGACCGCTACGATATGGCCCGCTTCCAGGACTACag GTCTTACCTGGTTCCCTCCAAATATGCCATGACTGTGATGATCTTCATCATGATGATCAGTTTCTACTACTTTTCTCGACAT GTGGAGAAGCTAGCCCGTACTCTGTTCTTGTGGAAGATTGAGGTCCACGAGCAGAAGGAGAAGGTGTATGAGATGAGGCGCTGGAACGAGGCGCTGGTCACGAACATGCTGCCAGAGCACGTAGCACGCCACTTCCTTGGCTCCAAGAAAAGGGACGAG GAGCTGTACAGCCAGTCATATGATGAGATTGGGGTGATGTTCGCCTCCATCCCCAACTTCTCGGACTTCTACACAGAGGAGAGCATCAACAACGGGGGGATTGAGTGCCTCAGGTTCCTAAACGAAATCATCTCTGATTTTGACAGT CTCCTGGACGAGTCTCAGTTCCGCTGCATCACCAAAATCAAAACCATTGGCAGCACCTACATGGCAGCATCAGGTGTCACTCCCAACGTCAGCAATGGCTACGCCTGTCTGAAG AAAGAGGAGCTGACCGACAGAGAGCGCTGGCAGCATTTGGCAGATCTGGCTGACTTTGCTCTGGCCATGAAGGTCACGCTCATGAACATCAACTACCAGTCCTTCAACAACTTCATGCTACGCATAG GTTTGAATAAAGGGGGGGTGCTGGCAGGAGTGATTGGTGCCCGGAAGCCTCACTATGACATCTGGGGCAACACTGTGAATGTGGCAAGTCGCATGGAGTCCACAGGCGTCATGGGTAACATCCAG GTGGTGGAAGATTGCTACCACATCTTGAAGGAGTACGGATTCCGTTTTGTGAGGAGGGGACCCATCTTTGTGAAGGGGAAAGGAGAGCTGCTTACCTATTTTCTGAAGGGTAGAGAAAAACAGGGATCCTTCATCAACGGCTCCTTGGTCACCCTGCCACACCAAGTGGTGGACAACTCCTGA
- the LOC129857805 gene encoding adenylate cyclase type 3-like isoform X1, which translates to MPRNRAFSEPEYSAEYSADCSVTLPSDPGHAVGRTHEVTVRSQGCCLCLPRFMRLTFAPESLENLYQTYFRRQRHETLLVLVVFAALFDSYIIVMCAVVYTGEKLASVVVASVGLASDILLYVLCRYGLLPDRISRRVVPYALWVLIATQIFCYLGLNYARFHQASDTVGWQAFFSFSFFLTLPLRLTPIVLITSVSCGVHTLVLGVTIAQQQQEDIQGAALGRQLLANIVIYVCAITVGVMSYYMADRKHRKAFLEARQSLEVKLNLEEQSQQQERLLLSILPKHIADEMLQDMKKKEASQTGQKEMQQFNTMYMYRHENVSILFADIVGFTQLSSSCSAHELVKLLNELFARFDKLAAKYHQLRIKILGDCYYCICGLPDYREDHAACSIMMGLAMVEAISYVREKTGTDVDMRVGVHTGTVLGGVLGQKRWQYDVWSTDVTVANKMEAGGIPGRVHISQATMECLHGEFDMEPGNGGDRCEYLKERGIDSYLVVVPKGPLGKNGINGVKLSVMSSNGNSPLLINTTECNGSVHTACTTPDEPEELDTRVVNPSFPNPRRRLRLRDLAERVIDAQENEQELNKLLNEALLERETVQALKGKRTNRLSLRFVDPELETRYSVEKEKQSGAAFSCSCVVLLFTAAMEVLIDPRMIANYVTLAVGEVLLLVLTVCSLAAIFPRVFPKRLVSFSTWIDHTRWARNTWAMAAIFILTMADIVDMLSCPRPSGNATIAPPSSVVQSGAEGCLDNPKYYSYIAVLALMATTMLVQVSHMVKVTLMLLITIATGIVNIYSWRDIFDRYDMARFQDYRSYLVPSKYAMTVMIFIMMISFYYFSRHVEKLARTLFLWKIEVHEQKEKVYEMRRWNEALVTNMLPEHVARHFLGSKKRDEELYSQSYDEIGVMFASIPNFSDFYTEESINNGGIECLRFLNEIISDFDSLLDESQFRCITKIKTIGSTYMAASGVTPNVSNGYACLKKEELTDRERWQHLADLADFALAMKVTLMNINYQSFNNFMLRIGLNKGGVLAGVIGARKPHYDIWGNTVNVASRMESTGVMGNIQVVEDCYHILKEYGFRFVRRGPIFVKGKGELLTYFLKGREKQGSFINGSLVTLPHQVVDNS; encoded by the exons ATGCCTCGCAACAGGGCCTTCTCTGAGCCGGAGTACTCAGCAGAGTATTCGGCGGACTGCTCTGTGACCCTACCATCGGACCCAGGCCATGCCGTGGGGCGCACGCACGAGGTAACGGTTCGCAGCCAAGGGTGCTGCCTCTGCCTCCCACGCTTCATGCGTCTCACCTTTGCACCCGAGTCTCTGGAGAACCTCTATCAGACCTATTTCCGGCGACAGCGACACGAGACCCTGCTGGTTTTGGTTGTGTTTGCTGCCCTGTTTGACAGCTACATCATTGTCATGTGCGCTGTGGTCTACACAGGCGAAAAGCTGGCCTCTGTGGTGGTGGCATCAGTGGGCCTGGCATCAGACATCCTACTCTATGTGTTGTGCCGCTACGGCCTGCTACCCGACCGCATCTCGCGACGTGTGGTGCCCTATGCCCTGTGGGTGCTCATAGCGACCCAGATCTTCTGCTACCTGGGCCTGAACTATGCCCGCTTCCACCAGGCCAGTGACACAGTGGGCTGGCAGGCATTCTTTAGCTTCTCCTTCTTCCTGACACTGCCCTTGCGGCTCACGCCCATTGTGCTGATCACATCCGTGTCGTGCGGGGTCCACACCCTAGTGCTGGGGGTCACCATTgctcagcagcagcaggaggataTCCAGGGGGCTGCCCTCGGGAGACAG CTGCTGGCCAACATAGTGATCTATGTGTGTGCCATCACTGTGGGGGTCATGTCCTATTACATGGCAGACCGGAAACACCGCAAGGCCTTCCTGGAAGCACGGCAGTCCCTGGAGGTCAAACTCAATCTGGAGGAACAGAGCCAGCAACAG GAGCGTCTCTTGCTGTCCATCCTGCCCAAGCATATAGCAGACGAGATGTTACAGGACATGAAGAAGAAAGAAGCCAGTCAGACTGGACAGAAGGAGATGCAGCAGTTCAACACCATGTACATGTATCGCCACGAAAATGTCAG TATTTTGTTTGCAGACATTGTGGGATTCACTCAGCTGTCATCATCATGCAGTGCCCATGAGCTGGTCAAGCTCCTCAATGAACTGTTTGCCCGCTTTGACAAGCTGGCTGCC AAATACCACCAGTTGAGAATAAAGATCCTGGGCGACTGTTACTACTGCATCTGTGGCCTGCCAGACTACAGAGAGGACCACGCTGCCTGCTCCATCATGATGGGCCTGGCCATGGTGGAGGCCATTTC gtatgTTCGTGAGAAGACCGGGACAGATGTGGACATGCGTGTGGGGGTACACACTGGCACTGTCCTGGGGGGCGTCCTGGGACAGAAGCGGTGGCAGTATGACGTCTGGTCCACTGACGTCACCGTGGCCAATAAGATGGAGGCGGGGGGAATACCGGG GCGTGTGCACATCTCCCAAGCCACCATGGAGTGTCTGCACGGGGAGTTTGATATGGAGCCGGGGAACGGGGGCGACCGCTGTGAGTACCTGAAGGAGAGGGGCATCGACTCCTACCTGGTGGTGGTGCCCAAGGGCCCCCTGGGAAAGAACGGCATCAACGGGGTG AAGTTGTCTGTGATGTCATCCAATGGGAACTCTCCATTGTTGATCAACACCACTGAGTGTAATGGAAGTGTCCACACAGCCTGCACCACACCAGACGAGCCAGAGGAGCTGGACACACGG GTGGTGAACCCTTCGTTCCCCAACCCTCGCCGGAGGCTAAGACTGCGGGACCTGGCCGAGAGGGTGATTGATGCCCAAGAGAACGAACAGGAGCTCAACAAACTGCTCAATGAGGCACTTCTGGAGCGAGAGACCGTACAAGC TTTGAAGGGGAAACGCACCAACCGTCTGTCCCTGCGCTTTGTGGACCCTGAGCTGGAGACCCGCTACTCCGTAGAAAAGGAGAAGCAGAGCGGAGCTGCCTTCAGCTGCTCCTGTGTAGTGCTCCTGTTCACTGCAGCCATGGAAGTCCTCATAGACCCTCG GATGATAGCAAACTACGTGACCCTAGCTGTGGGCGAGGTCCTGCTGCTCGTCCTAACTGTCTGCTCTCTGGCGGCCATCTTCCCTCGA GTTTTCCCTAAGAGGCTGGTGTCTTTCTCCACATGGATCGACCACACCCGCTGGGCACGGAACACTTGGGCCATGGCAGCAATCTTCATCCTCACCATGGCCGACATTGTGGACATG TTGAGCTGTCCCCGTCCCTCGGGAAACGCCACAATTGCCCCTCCTTCCTCTGTTGTCCAATCCGGGGCAGAGGGCTGTCTGGACAACCCCAAGTACTACAGCTACATCGCTGTGCTGGCTCTCATGGCGACCACCATGCTGGTGCAGGTCAGCCACATGGTCAAGGTCACACTCATGCTCCTCATCACCATAGCGACGGGCATCGTCAACATCTACAGCTGGAGGGACATATTTGACCGCTACGATATGGCCCGCTTCCAGGACTACag GTCTTACCTGGTTCCCTCCAAATATGCCATGACTGTGATGATCTTCATCATGATGATCAGTTTCTACTACTTTTCTCGACAT GTGGAGAAGCTAGCCCGTACTCTGTTCTTGTGGAAGATTGAGGTCCACGAGCAGAAGGAGAAGGTGTATGAGATGAGGCGCTGGAACGAGGCGCTGGTCACGAACATGCTGCCAGAGCACGTAGCACGCCACTTCCTTGGCTCCAAGAAAAGGGACGAG GAGCTGTACAGCCAGTCATATGATGAGATTGGGGTGATGTTCGCCTCCATCCCCAACTTCTCGGACTTCTACACAGAGGAGAGCATCAACAACGGGGGGATTGAGTGCCTCAGGTTCCTAAACGAAATCATCTCTGATTTTGACAGT CTCCTGGACGAGTCTCAGTTCCGCTGCATCACCAAAATCAAAACCATTGGCAGCACCTACATGGCAGCATCAGGTGTCACTCCCAACGTCAGCAATGGCTACGCCTGTCTGAAG AAAGAGGAGCTGACCGACAGAGAGCGCTGGCAGCATTTGGCAGATCTGGCTGACTTTGCTCTGGCCATGAAGGTCACGCTCATGAACATCAACTACCAGTCCTTCAACAACTTCATGCTACGCATAG GTTTGAATAAAGGGGGGGTGCTGGCAGGAGTGATTGGTGCCCGGAAGCCTCACTATGACATCTGGGGCAACACTGTGAATGTGGCAAGTCGCATGGAGTCCACAGGCGTCATGGGTAACATCCAG GTGGTGGAAGATTGCTACCACATCTTGAAGGAGTACGGATTCCGTTTTGTGAGGAGGGGACCCATCTTTGTGAAGGGGAAAGGAGAGCTGCTTACCTATTTTCTGAAGGGTAGAGAAAAACAGGGATCCTTCATCAACGGCTCCTTGGTCACCCTGCCACACCAAGTGGTGGACAACTCCTGA
- the LOC129857806 gene encoding prolactin regulatory element-binding protein-like isoform X3, whose translation MNLAIGGDVIAAGQDGRCSLMRFRQRQPRGKAAAKDAGGGSEQGAARRRAGKGGKGSEGDAARGNVSEMNDNTTQISVDTFGEVQSDLNPQDPLQKCVRFSPDLRLLLTGGTDGHIRVWEYPSLKEKLDFKAHEGEIEDLDISPNNKHLVTVGRDFACSIWSGNQLAMSLCWHEKMPQIAAKSYRYMSCRFGKVEDQKDTLRLYTVQIPHKRDRKPPQCYLSKWDGQNFLPMLTNPCGTEVISTLAVSDSGTFLGLGTVTGSVAIYAAFSLQKLYYVQESHGIVVTDLAFLPDTPKGQSLKGNNEAAMLSVAVDSRCQMHTVRNRRSFPIWLVLFFCGLMVVGAVLLLQHLFPGFI comes from the exons ATGAATCTGGCAATAGGCGGGGATGTGATCGCCGCAGGGCAGGATGGCAGATGCAGCCTCATGCGCTTCAGACAACGCCAGCCCAGGGGCAAGGCTGCAGCCAAAGACG CAGGGGGCGGCAGTGAGCAGGGCGCAGCTAGGAGACGAGCTGGGAAAGGGGGTAAGGGTAGTGAGGGAGATGCTGCTAGGGGCAATGTGTCTGAGATGAATGATAACACCACCCAGATCTCTGTTGACACGTTTGGGGAGGTGCAGTCGGACCTCAACCCCCAGGACCCCCTCCAGAAGTGTGTGAGGTTCAGTCCCGATCTCCGCCTCCTACTGACTGGCGGGACAGACGGACACATCAGAGTGTGGGAG TACCCCTCCTTAAAAGAGAAGTTGGACTTCAAAGCTCATGAGGGGGAAATTGAAGACTTGGACATCAGTCCGAATAACAAG CACCTTGTGACGGTGGGCCGGGACTTTGCCTGCAGTATATGGAGTGGCAACCAGCTGGCCATGAGCCTCTGTTGGCATGAGAAGATGCCTCAGATAGCAGCGAAGTCATACCGCTATATGTCTTGCAG GTTTGGAAAAGTCGAGGACCAGAAAGACACCCTGAGGCTCTACACCGTCCAGATCCCCCACAAACGAGACAGAAAACCTCCACAATGCTACCTCTCTAAATGGGATGGCCAGAATTTCCTACCCATGCTGACGAACCCCTGCGGCACTGAGGTCATCTCCACCCTGGCTGTCAG TGACTCTGGAACCTTTCTCGGCCTTGGGACAGTGACGGGATCAGTAGCAATCTATGCCGCCTTTTCACTACAG AAGTTGTACTATGTGCAGGAGTCCCACGGCATTGTGGTGACCGATCTGGCTTTCCTGCCTGACACTCCCAAAGGCCAGAGCCTCAAAGGGAACAACGAGGCAGCCATGTTGAGTGTGGCTGTGGACAGCCGCTGTCAGATGCACACTGTACGAAACCGAA GATCCTTCCCTATCTGGTTGGTGCTGTTCTTCTGTGGCCTCATGGTGGTGGGAGCCGTCCTGCTCCTGCAGCACCTCTTCCCAGGATTCATTTAG